A stretch of DNA from Phycisphaerales bacterium:
GCCCAGGGCGGCGGCGACAGCTGGGAGAACCTCGTCTGCGCCTGCATCCGGTGCAACGCGCGCAAGGGCGGCCGCACCCCCGAGCAGGCCCACATGAAGCTCGTCAAGAAGCCCGAGCGCCCCAAGCGCAACCCCATCATCGCGCTCAAGCTCGGCCACGAGAAGTACGCGAGCTGGAAGGCCTTCCTCGACCACGCCTACTGGGACGTGGAACTGCGGTAAGGCCGCAAACATGCAAATAGCAAAGGTAAAAGGGCAAATCAGAAACGCCCGGTACGGGTGCCTTGATTTGCCCTTTGACAATTTGCGATTTGCTCTTTTGGCCTTCCCTACACTCCCGCCCCATGGAAGCAGGCATCGTCGGTCTCCCCAACGTCGGCAAGTCCACCCTCTTCAACGCGCTCACCAAGGCCGGCGCCCTCGCCGCGAACTACCCCTTCGCCACTATCGAGCCCAACGTCGGTGTCGTCCCTATCCCTGACGAGCGGATGAAGACGATTACCCAGTACATTCCGCCGCAGAAGACGATCCCCGCGGCCCTGCGCCTGGTTGATATCGCGGGCATCGTCAAGGGCGCCAGCGTCGGCGAGGGCCTAGGCAACAAGTTCCTCTCGCACATCCGGGAGGTCGACGCCATCCTCCAGGTGGTCCGCTGCTTCACCAAGGCGCCCGGCGGCGAGGACATCGTGCACGTCGCCGGCAGCGTGGACCCCATCCGCGACATCGAAATCATCGCCACCGAGCTGGTGCTCGCCGACCTCCAGACCGTCGAGGGCTCTATCGGCAAGGCCGAGCGCGCCGCCAAGAGCGGCAAGCCCGAGGACATCGCCCGCTATGAGGTGCTCAAGAAGCTCAAGCCCGTCCTCGAACGCGGCGACCCCGCCCGCACCGTCCGCATCGACGAGCCCGAGCAGCAGAAGGTCCTCAAGTCCCTCGGCCTCATCACCGCGAAGAAGGTCCTCTACATCATGAACGTGGACGAGGACGACCTCGAGGGCAAGAGCCCCGCCTGCATGAAGGTCCGCGAGCACGCGAAGAAGGAAGGCGCCGAGGTCGTCCCCGTGTGCGCCAAGATCGAGAGCGAGCTCGCCACCATGGCCGACGCCGACCGCGCCGAGATGCTCGAGGCCCTCGGCCTCAAGGAGCCCGCCCTTGCCGCCGTGGCCCACGCCGCGTACAAGCTCCTGGGCCTCCAGTCCTACTTCACCGCCGGCCCCAAGGAAGTGCGCGCGTGGACGGTGCCCATCGGGGCGACAGCTCCGCAGGCCGCGGGCGTCATCCACACCGACTTCGAACGCGGCTTCATCCGCGCAGAGATCTACTCGGTCGCCGACCTCGAGAAGTACAAGAGCGAGAAGGCGATCAAGGAAGCCGGCAAGATGCGCATCGAGGGCAAGGACTACGTCATGCAGGACGGGGACATCTGCCACTTCCTGTTCAACGTGTGACTGAACGCCATCAACGGATTGCCTTCGCGACTTGATCCGGCGGAACTGACAACAGCCATGCCGCGAACTTGGTCAGCTGCCGCTTGCGCGTAACGACCTCTCGAACCCACCCGTTGTGCTGCCGCCCACAATTGACCGCCCCTTGGCGCGCGAATTCCCTCGCCACGACAAAGAGCAGGATGAATAACAGGACCTGCTGCCAAATCCAGCCGAGCAGCAACAGCGCTCCAGCCAACGCGGCCGTGCCCCAGCTCAGGACCGAAGCCCCCTCCCGCAACAGTGCCAGGACGAAGCTCGCGAGTCCGCCCGCGACGAGTGCGACCCAGGTGAGTGCCACAGTGAGGCGCACGGCTCGCGCGAGCTCGTAAGCCTTGTCACCCATCGATGTCCACCCGCCCCGCCCGCAGCCGCTCCAGCGCCGGGTGCTTCTCCCCCTTCTTCTTCGCCAGCGCCCTCACCACTAGCGGCGGCACCATGTGCTCCAGCTTCGTCAGGTCCTCACCGAGCGCCGTGATCTGCTTGATCAGGCTCGACGACGTATAGGCGAAGCTCTGCCCCGCCACGACGAACGCCGTCTCCAGCCCCGCCACCTCGCGGTTGGTGACCGCCTGCTGCACCTCGTACTGCAGGTCCGAGAGGTTGCGCACGCCCCGCAGCAGCACCGACGCGCCAGCCTCCCGCGCGAAGTCCACCGTCAGCCCCGTGAAGGGCCGCACCGTCACCGGCGCGCGCCCGGGCTCCTCCCGCACCATCTCCGCCACCAGCTCGTCCACCATCCCCACCCGCTCCTCGGGCGAGAACAGCTGGTCTTTCGCCGGGTTGTACCCCACGGCCACAATCAACTCATCAAACAGCTTCCGCCCCCGCGCAATCACGTCCAGATGCCCGTACGTGATCGGGTCAAACGAACCGGGGTACACCGCGACATGCTTCGCCATGCGGCAATCGTAGTGATTCTCGGATCACATGGCCTTGATGCCCTGATGCCCCATGCCCTGATGCCTCTCTTCTACCCGCCCCCGCCTTCCTCGGCGCAACTCC
This window harbors:
- the ychF gene encoding redox-regulated ATPase YchF, producing MEAGIVGLPNVGKSTLFNALTKAGALAANYPFATIEPNVGVVPIPDERMKTITQYIPPQKTIPAALRLVDIAGIVKGASVGEGLGNKFLSHIREVDAILQVVRCFTKAPGGEDIVHVAGSVDPIRDIEIIATELVLADLQTVEGSIGKAERAAKSGKPEDIARYEVLKKLKPVLERGDPARTVRIDEPEQQKVLKSLGLITAKKVLYIMNVDEDDLEGKSPACMKVREHAKKEGAEVVPVCAKIESELATMADADRAEMLEALGLKEPALAAVAHAAYKLLGLQSYFTAGPKEVRAWTVPIGATAPQAAGVIHTDFERGFIRAEIYSVADLEKYKSEKAIKEAGKMRIEGKDYVMQDGDICHFLFNV
- the coaD gene encoding pantetheine-phosphate adenylyltransferase yields the protein MAKHVAVYPGSFDPITYGHLDVIARGRKLFDELIVAVGYNPAKDQLFSPEERVGMVDELVAEMVREEPGRAPVTVRPFTGLTVDFAREAGASVLLRGVRNLSDLQYEVQQAVTNREVAGLETAFVVAGQSFAYTSSSLIKQITALGEDLTKLEHMVPPLVVRALAKKKGEKHPALERLRAGRVDIDG